From a region of the Streptacidiphilus albus JL83 genome:
- a CDS encoding MFS transporter has translation MTTTAPAPTARRVPEAVHRRRWAVLAVLLCSLLVVVLDSSILNVAMKTIASPAPTGLGATQSQLEWAVNAYTLVFAGLLFTAGLLGDRFGRKKALLIGMVLFGAGSLLCSLADTPGELIAFRAAMGLGGAFVMPATLAIIMNVFEREEQPRAIGIYSGAVGMAIAIGPVVGGILLAHFWWGSVFLVNVPIVVLAVVAMVWLVPDSRDPKPGRLDPTGVLLSILGLVALIYGIIQGGQDADFTTTHCWVPLLGGLVLLGLFVWQQQRASHPVLTIAWFRNRHFSASVVAIGLTFFALMGVTFFGVFYMQSIRGYSPLQAGLLLLPMAVGQLLVSPRARHAVTRFGVRATCTAGMLLIALAFGGFMLLGRETGIWVLEVLAFVQGVGMALVMPPATVTIMSSLPREKAGSGSAVSNTFRQVGGSLGVAILGAVLSTSYRDGIQNRLGALPAALRAPAGESIEGTLGVVQRVGPRAAGLVDPAKDAFMHAMHVTAFSAGVVAVIGAIVAAAFLPGRVGAPGAAPGAGPATGPGAAPAAAPGAEAVPETAG, from the coding sequence ATGACCACCACTGCCCCCGCGCCGACGGCGCGCCGAGTCCCCGAGGCGGTCCACCGCCGCCGGTGGGCCGTCCTCGCGGTCCTGCTGTGCAGCCTGCTCGTCGTGGTGCTGGACAGCTCGATCCTCAACGTCGCGATGAAGACCATCGCCAGTCCCGCGCCCACCGGCCTCGGCGCCACCCAGAGCCAGCTGGAATGGGCGGTCAACGCCTACACCCTGGTCTTCGCCGGCCTGCTGTTCACGGCTGGCCTGCTCGGCGACCGGTTCGGCCGGAAGAAGGCCCTGCTGATCGGCATGGTGCTGTTCGGCGCGGGCTCGCTGCTCTGCTCCCTGGCCGACACCCCGGGCGAGCTCATCGCCTTCCGTGCGGCCATGGGCCTCGGCGGCGCCTTCGTGATGCCGGCCACGCTGGCGATCATCATGAACGTCTTCGAGCGCGAGGAGCAGCCGCGCGCCATCGGCATCTACTCCGGCGCGGTCGGGATGGCCATCGCCATCGGCCCGGTGGTCGGCGGCATCCTGCTGGCCCACTTCTGGTGGGGCTCGGTCTTCCTGGTGAACGTGCCGATCGTGGTGCTGGCCGTCGTCGCCATGGTCTGGCTGGTCCCCGACTCCCGTGACCCGAAGCCGGGCCGGCTCGACCCGACCGGGGTGCTGCTCTCGATACTCGGCCTGGTCGCGCTGATCTACGGGATCATCCAGGGCGGCCAGGACGCCGACTTCACCACCACCCACTGCTGGGTGCCGCTGCTCGGCGGGCTGGTGCTGCTCGGGCTCTTCGTCTGGCAGCAGCAGCGCGCCAGCCACCCGGTGCTCACCATCGCCTGGTTCCGCAACCGGCACTTCTCGGCCTCGGTGGTCGCCATCGGGCTGACCTTCTTCGCGCTGATGGGGGTGACCTTCTTCGGGGTCTTCTACATGCAGAGCATCCGCGGCTACAGCCCGCTGCAGGCGGGTCTGCTGCTGCTGCCGATGGCCGTCGGCCAGCTGCTGGTCTCGCCGCGCGCCCGGCACGCGGTGACCCGCTTCGGCGTCCGCGCCACCTGCACCGCCGGGATGCTGCTGATCGCGCTGGCCTTCGGCGGGTTCATGCTGCTGGGCCGGGAGACCGGGATCTGGGTGCTGGAGGTCCTGGCGTTCGTCCAGGGCGTCGGCATGGCCCTGGTCATGCCCCCGGCCACGGTGACCATCATGTCCAGCCTGCCGCGGGAGAAGGCCGGCTCCGGTTCGGCGGTCAGCAACACCTTCCGGCAGGTCGGCGGCTCGCTCGGGGTCGCCATCCTGGGCGCGGTGCTGTCCACCAGCTACCGCGACGGGATCCAGAACCGGCTGGGCGCGCTGCCCGCCGCGCTGCGGGCCCCGGCGGGCGAGTCCATCGAGGGGACGCTCGGCGTCGTCCAGCGGGTCGGCCCGCGGGCGGCGGGCCTGGTGGACCCGGCGAAGGACGCCTTCATGCACGCGATGCACGTGACCGCGTTCTCCGCCGGAGTGGTGGCGGTCATCGGCGCGATCGTGGCCGCGGCCTTCCTGCCGGGCCGGGTCGGCGCGCCGGGCGCCGCCCCCGGGGCCGGCCCCGCCACCGGTCCGGGCGCCGCCCCCGCCGCCGCCCCGGGCGCCGAAGCAGTGCCGGAGACGGCAGGATAG
- the panB gene encoding 3-methyl-2-oxobutanoate hydroxymethyltransferase: protein MQNGSLQPALAPSDAEKPAAEKPAASLYGGVTTRRVTVRDLATAKQRGERWPMLTAYDALTASVFDDAGIPVLLVGDSAGNCHLGYETTVPVTMDQMVMLSAAVVRGTKRALIVADLPFGSYQESPAQALHNAARLMKEAGVGAVKLEGGERSAHAIELLVQAGVPVMAHLGLTPQSVHALGGYPVQGRGDEAAHQLLRDAKTVAAAGAFAVVLEAVPAELATQVTASVQIPTVGIGAGPDCDAQVLVWTDMAGMTAGRVPKFVKQYADLRATLGDAARAFSDDVIGGSFPAPEHTFH, encoded by the coding sequence ATGCAGAACGGTTCGCTTCAGCCTGCCCTCGCACCGTCCGACGCGGAGAAGCCCGCCGCGGAGAAGCCCGCCGCCTCCCTCTACGGCGGCGTCACCACCCGCCGGGTGACGGTGCGCGACCTGGCCACCGCCAAGCAGCGCGGCGAGCGCTGGCCCATGCTCACCGCCTACGACGCGCTCACCGCCTCCGTCTTCGACGACGCCGGGATCCCGGTGCTGCTGGTCGGCGACTCGGCCGGCAACTGTCACCTCGGCTACGAGACCACCGTCCCGGTGACCATGGATCAGATGGTGATGCTCTCCGCCGCCGTCGTCCGCGGCACCAAGCGCGCCCTGATCGTCGCCGACCTGCCCTTCGGCTCCTACCAGGAGTCCCCCGCCCAGGCCCTGCACAACGCCGCCCGGCTGATGAAGGAGGCCGGCGTCGGCGCGGTGAAGCTGGAGGGCGGCGAGCGCTCCGCCCACGCCATCGAGCTGCTGGTGCAGGCCGGTGTGCCGGTCATGGCGCACCTCGGGCTGACCCCGCAGTCCGTCCACGCCCTGGGCGGCTACCCGGTCCAGGGGCGCGGCGACGAGGCCGCGCACCAGCTGCTGCGGGACGCCAAGACGGTCGCGGCGGCCGGCGCCTTCGCGGTCGTGCTGGAGGCCGTACCGGCCGAGCTGGCGACGCAGGTCACCGCCTCGGTGCAGATCCCGACCGTCGGCATCGGCGCGGGCCCCGACTGCGACGCCCAGGTGCTGGTCTGGACGGACATGGCCGGGATGACCGCGGGCCGGGTGCCGAAGTTCGTCAAGCAGTACGCCGACCTCCGCGCCACCCTCGGCGACGCGGCCCGGGCGTTCAGCGACGACGTCATCGGCGGCAGCTTCCCGGCTCCGGAGCACACCTTCCACTGA
- a CDS encoding daunorubicin resistance protein DrrA family ABC transporter ATP-binding protein, translating to MTSSAGSTPAVEVRGLAKYYGETKALDGVDLTVREGTVRGVLGPNGAGKTTLVRILSTLVKPDAGTALVGGWDVLRQPRQLRRTIGLTGQYASVDELLSGYENLYLIGRLLDLSPKGAKARATELLERFSLTEAARRPAKTYSGGMRRRLDLAASMTGRPRVLFLDEPTTGLDPRTRNEVWQEVRRMVHEGSTVLLTTQYMEEAEQLAEDLTVFDHGRVIADGGVEELKRQVGGQTLTVRPARPEQLDEMVGCLARYGASADRESGLLTLPVIGEEQLTAVIATLGAGGFGIAAIETRMPSLDEVFLAITGLPDVPVGTAGAPVGAVPTTSTSEQMESVA from the coding sequence ATGACATCGAGCGCAGGAAGCACCCCCGCCGTCGAGGTACGGGGGCTGGCGAAGTACTACGGGGAGACCAAGGCCCTGGACGGGGTCGACCTGACGGTGCGTGAGGGCACCGTCAGAGGGGTGCTGGGGCCGAACGGGGCGGGCAAGACCACGCTCGTCCGGATCCTGTCCACCCTGGTGAAGCCGGACGCGGGCACCGCCCTCGTCGGCGGCTGGGACGTGCTCCGGCAGCCCCGGCAGCTGCGCCGGACGATCGGGCTGACCGGCCAGTACGCCTCGGTCGACGAGCTGCTGTCCGGCTACGAGAACCTCTACCTGATCGGCCGGCTGCTGGACCTGTCGCCCAAGGGCGCCAAGGCCAGGGCGACCGAACTGCTGGAGCGCTTCTCGCTGACCGAGGCCGCCAGGCGTCCGGCGAAGACCTACTCCGGCGGGATGCGCCGCCGGCTCGACCTGGCCGCGTCGATGACCGGCCGGCCCCGGGTGCTGTTCCTGGACGAGCCGACCACCGGGCTCGACCCGCGCACCAGGAACGAGGTCTGGCAGGAGGTCCGCCGGATGGTCCACGAGGGTTCGACGGTGCTGCTGACCACCCAGTACATGGAGGAGGCGGAGCAGCTGGCCGAGGACCTGACCGTCTTCGACCACGGCCGGGTGATCGCCGACGGCGGGGTGGAGGAGCTGAAGCGCCAGGTCGGCGGGCAGACCCTGACGGTCCGTCCGGCACGGCCGGAGCAGCTGGACGAGATGGTCGGCTGCCTGGCCCGGTACGGCGCGTCCGCCGACCGGGAGTCGGGCCTGCTGACCCTGCCGGTGATCGGCGAGGAGCAGCTCACCGCCGTGATCGCGACGCTGGGCGCCGGCGGCTTCGGCATCGCCGCGATCGAGACCCGGATGCCGAGCCTGGACGAGGTCTTCCTGGCGATCACCGGGCTCCCGGATGTCCCGGTCGGGACCGCCGGGGCGCCGGTCGGCGCAGTTCCCACCACCAGCACCAGCGAGCAGATGGAGAGCGTGGCATGA
- a CDS encoding ABC transporter permease: protein MSVMTAPPTLADELRRTEDQRISLGASLHHIAALTRRNLMRIKADPESMLDVLLMPILFTLIFVYVFGGAISGSQSDYIQYMVPGMLGQIGLNLAMAVGTGLNQDFGTGVMDRFRSLPIGRSSVLIAKLLAECVRSLISLLVLVPFAMILGMRIHTGPVQLLAALGLALAFGSAMVWVSMLLGMSLKNAQAVQGIGMLITMPLQFGSSTFAPTSTMPGWLHAFTRVNPLSALADSSRALINGGPVLHPALEVLAWTVGLTAVFAPLAVAKYKKRT from the coding sequence ATGAGCGTGATGACGGCGCCGCCGACCCTGGCGGACGAGCTCCGCAGGACCGAGGACCAGCGGATCAGCCTCGGCGCCTCGCTGCACCACATCGCGGCGCTGACCCGCCGCAACCTGATGCGGATCAAGGCCGACCCGGAGTCCATGCTGGACGTCCTGCTGATGCCGATCCTGTTCACCCTGATCTTCGTCTACGTCTTCGGCGGCGCGATCTCCGGCAGCCAGAGCGACTACATCCAGTACATGGTGCCGGGGATGCTCGGGCAGATCGGGCTCAACCTGGCGATGGCCGTGGGCACCGGGCTGAACCAGGACTTCGGCACCGGGGTGATGGACCGGTTCCGCAGCCTGCCGATCGGGCGCAGCTCCGTGCTGATCGCGAAGCTGCTGGCGGAGTGCGTCCGCTCGCTGATATCGCTGCTGGTGCTGGTGCCCTTCGCGATGATCCTGGGGATGCGGATCCACACCGGCCCGGTGCAGCTGCTGGCCGCGCTGGGGCTGGCCCTGGCCTTCGGCTCGGCGATGGTGTGGGTGTCGATGCTGCTCGGGATGTCGCTGAAGAACGCCCAGGCCGTGCAGGGGATCGGCATGCTGATCACCATGCCGCTGCAGTTCGGCAGCTCGACCTTCGCCCCGACCAGCACCATGCCGGGCTGGCTGCACGCCTTCACCCGGGTCAACCCGCTGTCCGCGCTGGCCGACTCCAGCCGGGCGCTGATCAACGGCGGCCCGGTGCTGCACCCCGCGCTGGAGGTGCTGGCCTGGACGGTCGGGCTGACGGCGGTGTTCGCCCCGCTGGCGGTGGCGAAGTACAAGAAGCGGACCTGA
- a CDS encoding DUF421 domain-containing protein produces MWHDMFSSGIPYAEKAIRTVLVYLALLVLLRLVGKRGLAQLNTFDLVVMMLLSNVVQNAVIGNDNSLVGGLFGAAVLLFTDAVLVRQAARWGWFSRLTEGTATVLVRDGRYDERTLRRQGVSPGALDVAVSVQGGDGIAEAELVVLEPGGRLLVHLRPGDQVADKDDVAALRALLTSIDRRLAGG; encoded by the coding sequence GTGTGGCACGACATGTTCAGCTCCGGGATCCCTTACGCGGAGAAGGCGATCCGCACCGTGCTGGTCTACCTGGCCCTGCTGGTCCTGCTCCGGCTGGTCGGCAAGCGCGGGCTGGCCCAGCTCAACACGTTCGACCTGGTGGTGATGATGCTGCTGTCGAACGTGGTGCAGAACGCCGTCATCGGCAACGACAACTCGCTCGTCGGCGGACTGTTCGGGGCGGCGGTGCTGCTGTTCACCGACGCGGTGCTGGTCCGCCAGGCCGCCCGCTGGGGCTGGTTCTCCCGGCTGACCGAGGGCACCGCGACGGTCCTGGTCCGGGACGGGCGCTACGACGAGCGGACCCTCCGCCGCCAGGGGGTGAGCCCGGGCGCCCTGGACGTGGCGGTCAGCGTCCAGGGCGGCGACGGCATCGCCGAGGCCGAACTGGTGGTGCTGGAACCCGGCGGCCGGCTGCTGGTCCACCTCCGCCCCGGGGACCAGGTCGCCGACAAGGACGACGTCGCCGCGCTGCGCGCGCTGCTCACCAGCATCGACCGGCGGCTGGCCGGGGGCTGA
- a CDS encoding bifunctional aspartate transaminase/aspartate 4-decarboxylase, translating into MPKSTFTREQIRSYAQLSPFELKNVFIDLAEKAAATSHQGKSAVQMLNAGRGNPNWVATGPREAFYALGYFSVEESRRVWTADDLGGMPAPAGSGERFDAFVRRHPDLPGIELLQSCVEHALERFGFDKDTFVHELADAAIADNYPVPDRILTCTEQVIRGYLADEMFNGQPPAGNLGLFATEGGTAAMCYIFDSLMQNGLLRRGDRIALMVPVFTPYIEIPELDAYGFDITYVQAGSFAEQGVREWRYPKEEVAKLEDPSIRMVCLVNPSNPPSLALSPRVAEQLRDIVANQNPGLILVTDDVYGTFVEDFRSIATDLPRNTLLVYSYSKHYGVTGWRLGVIGLNDDNVIDEKIAALPQSEKDRLAKRYRRLSLDPEKIRFIDRLVADSRQVALNHTAGLSTPQQVMMVLLSLFDMLEEGQEYKELIRTIVHRRLDLLLEGAAMKIADDPLRAGYYVELDLLAEAERVHGQGFADYLKATYEPVDPLFRLAEQTGVVLLNGGGFDGPEWSVRASLANLNDLDYLKIGHHLRDIFNDYVAEWRAAGK; encoded by the coding sequence ATGCCCAAGTCGACCTTCACCCGAGAGCAGATCCGCTCGTACGCGCAGCTGAGCCCGTTCGAGCTGAAGAACGTCTTCATCGACCTGGCCGAGAAGGCGGCGGCCACCAGCCACCAGGGCAAGTCCGCCGTCCAGATGCTCAACGCCGGCCGCGGCAACCCCAACTGGGTGGCCACCGGTCCGCGCGAGGCGTTCTACGCCCTCGGCTACTTCTCGGTGGAGGAGTCGCGCCGGGTCTGGACCGCCGACGACCTGGGCGGCATGCCCGCCCCGGCCGGCAGCGGCGAGCGCTTCGACGCCTTCGTCCGCCGCCACCCGGACCTGCCCGGGATCGAGCTGCTCCAGTCCTGCGTCGAGCACGCGCTGGAGCGCTTCGGTTTCGACAAGGACACCTTCGTCCACGAGCTGGCCGACGCCGCCATCGCCGACAACTACCCGGTGCCGGACCGGATCCTGACCTGCACCGAGCAGGTCATCCGCGGCTACCTGGCGGACGAGATGTTCAACGGGCAGCCGCCGGCCGGGAACCTCGGCCTGTTCGCCACCGAGGGCGGCACGGCGGCGATGTGCTACATCTTCGACTCGCTGATGCAGAACGGGCTGCTGCGGCGGGGCGACCGGATCGCGCTGATGGTCCCGGTGTTCACCCCGTACATCGAGATCCCGGAGCTGGACGCCTACGGCTTCGACATCACCTACGTCCAGGCCGGCTCCTTCGCCGAGCAGGGGGTGCGGGAGTGGCGCTACCCGAAGGAGGAGGTGGCCAAGCTGGAGGACCCGTCGATCAGGATGGTCTGCCTGGTCAACCCCTCCAACCCGCCGTCGCTCGCGCTCAGCCCCCGGGTCGCCGAGCAGCTCAGGGACATCGTCGCGAACCAGAACCCGGGCCTGATCCTGGTCACCGACGACGTCTACGGCACCTTCGTCGAGGACTTCCGCTCGATCGCCACCGACCTGCCCCGCAACACCCTGCTGGTGTACTCCTACTCCAAGCACTACGGGGTGACCGGCTGGCGGCTCGGCGTGATCGGACTGAACGACGACAACGTGATCGACGAGAAGATCGCCGCGCTGCCGCAGTCCGAGAAGGACCGGCTGGCCAAGCGCTACCGCAGGCTCTCGCTGGACCCGGAGAAGATCAGGTTCATCGACCGGCTGGTCGCCGACTCCCGCCAGGTCGCGCTCAACCACACCGCCGGACTGTCCACCCCGCAGCAGGTGATGATGGTGCTGCTCTCGCTCTTCGACATGCTGGAGGAGGGCCAGGAGTACAAGGAGCTGATCCGGACCATCGTCCACCGGCGGCTGGACCTGCTGCTGGAGGGCGCCGCCATGAAGATCGCGGACGACCCGCTGCGGGCCGGCTACTACGTGGAGCTCGACCTGCTGGCCGAGGCCGAGCGGGTGCACGGCCAGGGCTTCGCGGACTACTTGAAGGCCACCTACGAGCCGGTCGACCCGCTGTTCCGGCTCGCTGAGCAGACCGGCGTGGTGCTGCTGAACGGCGGCGGCTTCGACGGCCCCGAGTGGTCGGTCCGGGCCTCGCTGGCCAACCTGAACGACCTCGACTACCTCAAGATCGGGCACCACCTCCGCGACATCTTCAACGACTACGTCGCCGAGTGGCGGGCCGCGGGCAAGTGA
- the aspT gene encoding aspartate-alanine antiporter, whose amino-acid sequence MGVIKDHPELALFLCLSAGYLVGKLRVGPITLGGICGTLIVSLLLGTQHIKVSDDVKTVFFALFIFSLGYLAGPQFFNNLNRKSLKFFTLCLIELVCVLGIAYGAAKIFNLDVGTASGILAGAATESAVVGTATEAIAKLPGLTADQITTYQGHVATAYTVCYLFGLITIVLYTSQIMPMMLRINLRDASRDLWEKMRGSGDGAIGSDEREALPGLVGRTYHVVQGKGRSVAELRSAMGAGATVESVSSGGKVLSPPPEDLVLGSRDTVLLVGRRDAVIDAGALVGPETAAIPGMDGPLATAQLVVTQRSVDGRSLGDLRGEHPEFTDNGVFVTDVLRNDQDFPATSDTVIHRGDVLTVAGSRSGVSKVVARIGTVARNSSTDFVYLGLGIVCGSLLGQVVIHAGDIPLSLGTGGGCLISGLIFGWFRSRRQTFGAFPPQAATTLKDMGLAIFIACTGLASGSEAGPLLRQYGALLPVSGILMVLVPATISLVVGRSLLKIEKPLLIGAIAGQQCSTPAITSITQVAQSSVPMLGYTITYTLSNFLLPLTGPVLVGVLGS is encoded by the coding sequence ATGGGCGTCATCAAAGACCATCCCGAACTGGCCCTCTTCCTGTGCCTGTCGGCCGGGTACCTGGTGGGCAAGCTGCGGGTCGGTCCGATCACCCTCGGCGGCATCTGCGGGACCCTCATCGTGTCCCTGCTGCTGGGCACCCAGCACATCAAGGTGTCCGACGACGTCAAGACGGTCTTCTTCGCCCTCTTCATCTTCTCGCTCGGCTACCTGGCGGGCCCGCAGTTCTTCAACAACCTCAACCGGAAGAGCCTCAAGTTCTTCACCCTCTGCCTGATCGAACTGGTGTGCGTGCTCGGCATCGCCTACGGCGCGGCCAAGATCTTCAACCTCGATGTGGGCACCGCCTCCGGGATCCTCGCCGGAGCGGCCACCGAGTCGGCCGTGGTCGGCACCGCGACCGAGGCCATCGCCAAGCTGCCGGGACTGACCGCGGATCAGATCACCACCTATCAGGGGCATGTGGCCACGGCCTACACCGTCTGCTACCTGTTCGGCCTGATCACCATCGTGCTCTACACCAGCCAGATCATGCCGATGATGCTGCGGATCAACCTGCGCGACGCCTCCCGCGACCTGTGGGAGAAGATGCGCGGCAGCGGCGACGGGGCGATCGGCTCGGACGAGCGTGAGGCGCTGCCGGGCCTGGTCGGCCGGACCTACCACGTGGTCCAGGGGAAGGGCCGCAGCGTGGCCGAGCTGCGCTCGGCGATGGGCGCCGGGGCCACCGTCGAGTCGGTCTCCAGCGGCGGCAAGGTGCTCAGCCCGCCGCCCGAGGACCTGGTCCTCGGCAGCAGGGACACCGTGCTGCTGGTCGGCCGGCGCGACGCGGTGATCGACGCCGGCGCGCTGGTCGGCCCGGAGACCGCCGCCATCCCCGGCATGGACGGCCCGCTGGCCACCGCCCAACTGGTGGTCACCCAGCGCTCCGTCGACGGCCGGAGCCTGGGCGACCTGCGCGGGGAGCACCCGGAGTTCACGGACAACGGTGTCTTCGTCACCGACGTGCTCCGCAACGACCAGGACTTCCCGGCCACCTCGGACACCGTGATCCACCGGGGGGACGTGCTCACCGTGGCCGGGTCCCGGTCCGGGGTCTCCAAGGTGGTCGCCAGGATCGGCACCGTCGCCAGGAACAGCAGCACCGACTTCGTCTACCTCGGCCTCGGCATCGTCTGCGGCTCGCTGCTCGGCCAGGTCGTCATCCACGCCGGCGACATCCCGCTCTCGCTGGGCACCGGCGGCGGCTGCCTGATCTCCGGCCTGATCTTCGGCTGGTTCCGCTCGCGCCGGCAGACCTTCGGCGCGTTCCCGCCCCAGGCCGCCACCACGCTCAAGGACATGGGCCTGGCGATCTTCATCGCCTGCACCGGTCTGGCCTCCGGCAGCGAGGCCGGACCGCTGCTCAGGCAGTACGGGGCACTGCTCCCGGTCTCCGGGATCCTGATGGTGCTGGTACCGGCCACCATCTCGCTGGTGGTCGGCCGGTCGCTGCTGAAGATCGAGAAACCGCTGCTCATCGGCGCCATCGCCGGCCAGCAGTGCTCCACCCCGGCCATCACCTCGATCACCCAGGTCGCCCAGAGCTCGGTGCCGATGCTCGGCTACACCATCACCTACACCCTCTCCAACTTCCTGCTGCCGCTGACCGGGCCGGTCCTGGTCGGCGTACTGGGCTCCTGA
- a CDS encoding site-2 protease family protein, whose protein sequence is MTFSHHHPHSERRISTIFLVLLAVMAASGYALWANWGSSPRVGVFIFVVAGWLVSLCLHEYAHARTALHSGDISVGTKGYLTLNPLKYTHPIYSFVMPLVFIILGGIALPGGAVFIERGRIQGKWKHSLISAAGPLTNAVFALVLLLPLSLSDPLNTGHGYFFSALGYLALLQVMATVLNLVPMPGLDGYGIVEPWLSYENRRAFANLAPYGMMIIFLLLWNPTIGGWFFNDVIYVILGWFGHSDVYASAGSGLFHFFNFNLGSIFGH, encoded by the coding sequence ATGACCTTCAGCCACCACCACCCGCACTCCGAGCGGCGGATCAGCACGATCTTCCTGGTCCTGCTCGCCGTCATGGCCGCGTCCGGCTACGCGCTGTGGGCGAACTGGGGCAGCAGCCCCCGGGTCGGGGTCTTCATCTTCGTGGTGGCCGGCTGGCTGGTCTCGCTCTGCCTGCACGAGTACGCCCACGCGCGGACGGCCCTGCACAGCGGGGACATCTCGGTGGGGACCAAGGGCTACCTCACCCTGAACCCGCTGAAGTACACCCACCCGATCTACAGCTTCGTGATGCCGCTGGTGTTCATCATCCTCGGCGGGATCGCGCTGCCGGGCGGAGCGGTGTTCATCGAGCGGGGCCGGATCCAGGGCAAGTGGAAGCACAGCCTGATCTCGGCAGCCGGACCGCTGACCAACGCGGTGTTCGCCCTGGTCCTGCTGCTGCCGCTGAGCCTCAGCGACCCCCTGAACACCGGTCACGGCTACTTCTTCAGCGCCCTGGGCTACCTGGCGCTGCTCCAGGTGATGGCGACCGTCCTGAACCTGGTGCCGATGCCGGGCCTGGACGGCTACGGGATCGTCGAGCCCTGGCTCTCCTACGAGAACCGGCGCGCGTTCGCCAACCTGGCCCCGTACGGGATGATGATCATCTTCCTGCTGCTGTGGAACCCGACCATCGGCGGCTGGTTCTTCAACGACGTGATCTACGTGATCCTCGGCTGGTTCGGCCACTCCGACGTGTACGCCAGCGCCGGCTCCGGCCTGTTCCACTTCTTCAACTTCAACCTCGGCAGCATCTTCGGCCACTGA
- the npdG gene encoding NADPH-dependent F420 reductase, translating to MSATDDGAAAPAPVSASAAAPGATRSPYELPDVSGLVVGVLGGTGPQGRGLAYRLAKAGQRVVIGSRSAERAQEKAEELGFGVRGADNATTAAESDIVIVAVPWEGHAELLASLRAELAGKIVVDCVNPLGFDKQGAYALKPEEGSAAQQAAALLPDSRVTAAFHHLSAVLLLDQGVEEVDIDVLVLGEERAATDAVQALAERVPGMRGVFAGRLRNAHQVESLVANLISVNRRYKAHAGLRITDV from the coding sequence ATGAGTGCAACCGATGACGGCGCCGCCGCCCCCGCCCCCGTATCCGCTTCCGCCGCCGCCCCCGGCGCCACCCGCAGCCCGTACGAACTGCCGGACGTCTCCGGCCTGGTGGTCGGTGTCCTGGGCGGCACCGGACCGCAGGGCCGGGGCCTCGCCTACCGGCTCGCCAAGGCCGGCCAGCGGGTCGTGATCGGCTCCCGCAGCGCCGAGCGCGCCCAGGAGAAGGCCGAGGAGCTGGGCTTCGGCGTGCGCGGCGCGGACAACGCCACCACGGCGGCGGAGAGCGACATCGTGATCGTGGCCGTCCCCTGGGAGGGCCACGCCGAGCTGCTCGCCTCGCTGCGCGCCGAGCTGGCCGGCAAGATCGTCGTCGACTGCGTCAACCCGCTGGGCTTCGACAAGCAGGGCGCCTACGCGCTGAAGCCGGAGGAGGGCAGTGCCGCCCAGCAGGCCGCCGCGCTGCTCCCGGACTCCCGGGTGACCGCCGCCTTCCACCACCTCTCGGCGGTGCTGCTGCTGGACCAGGGCGTCGAGGAGGTCGACATCGACGTGCTGGTGCTCGGCGAGGAGCGGGCGGCCACCGACGCCGTCCAGGCCCTGGCCGAGCGGGTGCCCGGGATGCGCGGCGTGTTCGCCGGGCGGCTGCGCAACGCCCACCAGGTGGAGTCGCTGGTGGCCAACCTGATCTCGGTCAACCGCCGCTACAAGGCCCACGCCGGGCTGCGGATCACCGACGTCTGA